A window from Drosophila nasuta strain 15112-1781.00 chromosome 3, ASM2355853v1, whole genome shotgun sequence encodes these proteins:
- the LOC132788383 gene encoding maltase A3 translates to MLAKSLTVCCLLALIVSPTLAELGWWRTAQFYQIYPRSFKDSDGDGVGDLNGVTQQLAYLKEIGVTATWLSPIFTSPMADFGYDVANFYEIDPLFGTMEDFDNLLTRAKQLDIKIILDFVPNHSSDECEWFIRSAAGEAEYKDFYVWHTGKVVNGIRQPPTNWISVFRGSQWTWHEGRQAYYLHQFHAKQPDLNYRNPQVVEAMKDVLRFWLRKGVYGFRIDAVPHVFEVAADSTGNWPDEPRNEYVTDPEDYSYLDHIYTTNQPETIDLVYQFREVIDDIDAELGGDDRVLLSEAYAPLDVLMQYYGNSTHNGSQIPFNFELISNININSDAYHYSELIHNWLDNMPSDKAANWVLGNHDQSRIGSRLGADRIDAINMLLLTLPGISVTYQGEEIGMTDVFISWEDTVDPQACQSNEQEFERLTRDPVRTPFQWSDESQAGFTNASTTWLPVADDFKLVNVKRERGIALSHLNIYKQLRALRDEVTLKQGDIQVNALGPNVLALKRSLAGQASYITVLNINDDVEAVNLDSVFTQLSSQLRYVVVNDKSVRRKNDLTFANSVLLMPKEAIVLSTV, encoded by the exons ATGTTGGCGAAAAGTTTGACTGTCTGCTGCCTGTTGGCACTCATTGTGTCCCCCACACTGGCCGAGTTGGGCTGGTGGCGTACGGCGCAATTCTATCAGATCTATCCGCGATCCTTCAAGGAtagcgatggcgatggcgtcGGTGATCTCAATG GTGTTACGCAACAATTGGCATACCTGAAGGAGATTGGCGTCACAGCCACTTGGCTGTCACCCATTTTCACCTCACCCATGGCTGATTTTGGCTATGATGTGGCCAACTTCTACGAGATTGATCCACTCTTCGGCACCATGGAAGATTTCGACAATTTGCTGACACGCGCTAAGCAGCTGGATATCAAGATTATCTTGGACTTTGTGCCCAATCATTCGAGTGACGAGTGCGAGTGGTTTATCCGCTCCGCAGCTGGTGAGGCTGAGTACAAGGACTTCTATGTGTGGCACACTGGCAAGGTGGTTAATGGCATTCGTCAGCCACCAACCAACTGGATCAGCGTGTTCCGTGGCTCGCAGTGGACATGGCATGAGGGACGTCAGGCCTACTATTTGCATCAGTTCCACGCCAAGCAACCGGATTTGAACTATCGCAATCCCCAGGTCGTTGAGGCCATGAAGGATGTGCTCCGCTTCTGGCTGCGCAAGGGCGTCTACGGCTTCCGTATCGATGCTGTGCCCCATGTGTTCGAAGTCGCTGCCGACAGCACTGGCAATTGGCCCGATGAGCCACGTAATGAGTATGTCACCGATCCCGAAGATTACTCCTACTTGGATCACATTTACACCACAAACCAACCGGAAACTATCGATTTGGTCTATCAATTCCGCGAAGTCATCGATGACATCGATGCTGAGCTGGGCGGCGATGATCGCGTACTGCTCTCAGAAGCTTATGCTCCTCTGGACGTGCTCATGCAATACTATGGCAATAGCACACACAACGGCTCTCAAATTCCATTCAACTTTGAGCTCATCtccaacatcaacatcaattCCGATGCCTATCATTACTCCGAGCTGATTCACAACTGGCTGGACAATATGCCATCCGACAAAGCCGCCAACTGGGTCCTAGGCAACCACGATCAGAGTCGCATTGGCTCTCGCCTTGGCGCGGATCGCATTGATGCCAtcaacatgttgctgctgacacTTCCCGGCATCAGTGTGACTTACCAGGGTGAGGAGATCGGCATGACAGATGTCTTCATCAGCTGGGAGGATACCGTCGATCCTCAGGCCTGTCAGTCCAATGAGCAGGAGTTCGAGCGTCTCACACGTGATCCTGTGCGCACTCCCTTCCAGTGGAGTGATGAGTCGCAGGCTGGTTTCACCAATGCCAGCACCACTTGGCTGCCAGTTGCCGATGATTTCAAGCTGGTAAATGTGAAGCGCGAACGCGGCATTGCCCTCAGCCATCTGAATATCTACAAGCAATTGCGTGCTCTGCGCGATGAGGTCACCCTCAAGCAGGGCGACATCCAAGTCAACGCCTTGGGTCCCAATGTTCTCGCCTTAAAGCG TTCTTTGGCTGGACAAGCCTCGTACATTACTGTGCTGAATATCAACGATGATGTGGAAGCCGTTAATCTGGATTCTGTCTTcactcagctcagctctcaGCTGCGCTACGTTGTGGTCAACGACAAGAGCGTGCGTCGCAAGAA TGATTTGACTTTTGCCAACTCAGTATTGTTGATGCCCAAGGAAGCTATTGTCCTGAGCACCGTTTAA
- the LOC132788379 gene encoding maltase A3 — MSRFNKLLVVLLVAALQSCLGEAAAVDLERATSSSDTTKDWWQVAQFYQIYPRSFKDSDGDGIGDLQGIISKLDHLKDIGVTATWLSPIFASPMADFGYDISDFFDIQPEYGTLDDFDQLIAAANERGLKIILDFVPNHSSDENIWFKKSVKREKGYEDYYVWHDGYLNASTGVREPPSNWLQAFRGSAWEWNDERQQYYLHQFAVKQPDLNYRNPAVVAQMKRVLTFWLNRGVAGFRIDAVPWCFEVVPDAEGRYPDEPLSGYTDDPDDSSYLKHIYTQDQPETVDMVYQWRTLLDDYKRIYGGDTRVLMVETYSSLDYVMQFYGNRTTKGAQIPFNFQFIVGGNGDKNNTLLNATGFVKIINSWLSQMPAGQTANWVMGNHDQRRVGSRYGEHRIDTMNMLQMFLPGVSVTYQGEELGMTDLDISWADTRDPAACNSNESIYEHFTRDPARTPFQWSSEANAGFSTNSSTWLPINPNYVTVNVETETAADSSHLKLYKQLVTLRQTRTLQYGSTRYAAVNDNVVAIKRSLSGETSYVLVANVLDTSVSAVDVATVLYATGSYRITLGNPEANATVGSNVTLSSLALEPYATLILESV; from the exons ATGTCTCGCTTTAATAAGCTATTAGTTGTGCTGTTGGTCGCTGCTCTACAGAGCTGCCTTGGAGAGGCAGCTGCTGTAGATCTGGAGAGAGCCACCAGCAGCAGTGACACCACAAAGGATTGGTGGCAGGTCGCTCAATTTTATCAGATTTATCCACGCTCCTTCAAGGACTCCGATGGCGATGGCATTGGCGATTTACAGGGCATCATTTCAAAGCTGGATCACCTCAAGGATATTGGCGTTACAGCCACTTGGCTATCGCCTATATTTGCCTCACCCATGGCTGACTTTGGCTACGACATTTCTGACTTCTTTGACATTCAGCCAGAGTACGGCACACTCGATGATTTCGATCAGCTAATCGCGGCAGCTAATGAGCGGGGCCTCAAGATCATACTTGACTTTGTGCCCAACCACTCAAGTGACGAGAATATTTGGTTCAAGAAGTCGGTGAAGCGGGAGAAGGGCTACGAGGATTATTATGTGTGGCATGATGGATACTTGAATGCCTCAACAGGCGTCCGGGAGCCGCCCTCCAACTGGCTGCAAGCCTTCAGGGGCAGCGCCTGGGAATGGAATGACGAACGTCAACAATACTATCTACATCAGTTTGCTGTCAAGCAACCCGATCTCAACTATCGTAATCCCGCAGTTGTTGCCCAAATGAAACGAGTCCTCACCTTTTGGCTGAATCGCGGCGTTGCTGGTTTTCGCATTGATGCCGTGCCCTGGTGCTTTGAGGTGGTGCCTGATGCCGAAGGTCGTTATCCCGATGAGCCATTAAGCGGCTATACGGATGATCCCGATGATTCGTCCTACTTGAAGCACATCTACACTCAGGATCAGCCCGAAACTGTGGATATGGTTTATCAGTGGCGAACTCTACTCGATGATTACAAACGCATCTACGGCGGCGATACTCGCGTCCTCATGGTGGAGACTTATTCGAGTTTGGACTACGTGATGCAGTTCTATGGCAATCGCACCACTAAAGGTGCTCAGATACCGTTCaactttcaatttattgtCGGCGGCAATGGCGACAAGAATAATACGCTGCTGAATGCCACTGGCTTTGTGAAGATCATCAATAGCTGGTTGTCACAGATGCCAGCCGGGCAGACAGCCAACTGGGTG ATGGGCAACCACGATCAACGTCGCGTGGGCAGTCGATATGGAGAGCATCGCATAGATACGATGAACATGCTGCAAATGTTTTTGCCTGGCGTGAGCGTTACTTACCAGGGTGAAGAGTTAGGTATGACCGACTTGGACATCAGTTGGGCAGATACACGCGATCCGGCTGCCTGCAACTCCAATGAGAGTATCTACGAGCATTTCACAAGAGATCCGGCACGAACTCCCTTCCAGTGGAGCAGCGAAGCGAATGCTGGTTTCTccaccaacagcagcactTGGTTGCCCATCAATCCCAACTATGTGACTGTCAATGTGGAGACAGAGACCGCAGCTGACAGCAGCCACCTCAAGTTGTACAAGCAGCTGGTGACACTTCGACAGACAAGGACACTGCAATACGGCAGCACGAGGTATGCGGCAGTAAATGACAATGTGGTGGCCATCAAGAGATCGCTGAGTGGCGAGACAAGCTATGTGCTGGTGGCTAATGTTCTCGATACGAGTGTCAGTGCTGTGGATGTTGCCACTGTGTTGTATGCCACTGGCAGCTATAGGATCACGTTGGGTAATCCCGAGGCAAACGCAACGGTTGG GAGCAACGTAACATTAAGTAGCCTTGCCTTGGAACCATATGCGACTCTGATTCTGGAATCTGTTTAG
- the LOC132788384 gene encoding maltase A3, whose product MTTWSSIVLLLGFCLVAAEAAAPWWQTASFYQIYPRSFKDSDGDGIGDLNGVTEKLEYLKEISVTATWLSPFLKSPMADFGYDISDFKAVDPLFGTMEDFENMVARAKQLNVKIILDFVPNHSSDECDWFVRSAAGEEKYKDYYIWHPGFVENGVRRPPTNWVSVFRGSAWEWHEGRQEYYLHQFHKKQPDFNFRNPVVREEMNDVLRFWLEKGVDGFRVDAIYHAFEIEADENGNYPDEPRNDWTDDPDEYGYTHKIYTVDQPETPHLVYEWREILEQFQRDHGGDERILMVETWSPIEIVMHYYGNETAEGAQIPFNFQLISNLYHYEYLINNWLSLMPSGKSANWVIGNHDKNRVGSRFGADRVDLFNILLLTLPGCSITYQGEELGMLDAYISWEDTVDPQACNGYEENYMSNSRDPARSPMHWTDGKFSGFTSGDSTWLPVAQDYATRNVQKERGVALSHLNVFKRLQQLRQEPAVQQGDAEVKAVSGYVLAVRRYLSGEYVYVSLFNIFGYIENVNLNDVFSGLPSTFQYALVTGKSIKQLGDQVSASSVTLMPYESVVLRSTTTV is encoded by the exons ATGACCACTTGGTCTAGTATTGTCTTACTGCTTGGCTTTTGCCTTGTGGCCGCTGAAGCGGCTGCCCCCTGGTGGCAAACGGCGTCGTTCTATCAGATCTATCCGCGATCATTCAAGGAcagcgatggcgatggcattGGCGATCTAAATGGCGTGACCGAGAAACTGGAATATCTTAAGGAAATTAGCGTCACAGCCACTTGGCTGTCCCCATTCCTGAAGTCTCCCATGGCTGACTTTGGATACGATATCTCAGACTTTAAAGCGGTCGATCCCCTCTTCGGTACCATGGAAGACTTTGAGAATATGGTGGCGCGTGCCAAGCAGTTGAATGTGAAAATCATTCTGGACTTTGTGCCCAACCATTCGAGTGACGAATGCGATTGGTTCGTACGCTCCGCAGCTGGCGAAGAAAAGTACAAGGATTACTATATTTGGCATCCCGGATTCGTTGAGAATGGCGTGCGCAGACCACCCACCAATTGGGTGAGCGTGTTCCGTGGATCCGCCTGGGAGTGGCACGAGGGTCGTCAAGAGTACTATTTGCATCAGTTCCACAAGAAGCAGCCCGATTTCAATTTCCGCAATCCTGTGGTGCGAGAGGAAATGAACGATGTGCTGAGGTTCTGGTTGGAGAAGGGCGTCGATGGCTTCCGCGTGGATGCCATCTATCATGCCTTCGAGATTGAAGCCGATGAGAATGGCAACTATCCCGATGAGCCACGCAACGACTGGACCGATGATCCCGATGAGTATGGCTATACCCACAAGATCTACACTGTCGATCAGCCCGAAACCCCGCATTTAGTATACGAATGGCGTGAGATACTCGAACAATTCCAGCGTGACCACGGAGGCGATGAGCG CATTTTGATGGTGGAGACATGGTCGCCCATTGAGATTGTGATGCACTACTATGGCAATGAGACGGCCGAAGGCGCACAGATACCCTTCAATTTCCAGCTGATAAGCAATCTGTATCACTATGAGTATTTGATCAACAATTGGCTATCGCTAATGCCAAGTGGCAAGAGTGCCAATTGGGTG ATTGGTAATCACGATAAGAATCGTGTTGGCTCACGCTTCGGCGCCGATCGCGTTGATCTCTTCAACATTTTGCTGCTCACTCTGCCCGGCTGCAGTATCACCTATCAGGGCGAGGAGTTGGGCATGCTAGATGCGTACATCTCGTGGGAGGACACCGTCGATCCCCAGGCCTGCAATGGCTACGAGGAGAACTACATGTCCAATTCGCGTGATCCGGCCAGAAGTCCCATGCACTGGACTGATGGCAAGTTCAGTGGCTTCACCAGTGGCGATTCCACTTGGTTGCCAGTCGCCCAGGATTATGCGACACGCAATGTGCAAAAGGAACGCGGCGTTGCCCTCAGTCATCTGAATGTCTTCAAGCGTCTTCAGCAGCTGCGTCAGGAGCCAGCTGTCCAGCAAGGCGATGCCGAGGTCAAGGCCGTCAGTGGCTATGTCTTGGCAGTCAGGCG CTATCTGAGTGGCGAATATGTTTACGTTTCACTCTTCAACATTTTCGGCTACATTGAGAATGTTAATCTTAATGACGTGTTCAGCGGTCTCCCCTCCACTTTCCAGTATGCTCTTGTCACCGGCAAGTCCATTAAACAGCTGGGTGATCAAGTCTCCGCCAGCAGTGTCACTCTGATGCCCTACGAGTCCGTTGTACTTCGCTCCACAACCACAGTTTAA
- the LOC132788378 gene encoding maltase A3: MASLVAALLVILMLHGLEPAMSQPYPNYHADFVDIDQAKNEPKWWQTGAFYQIYPRSFKDSNGDGIGDLNGIADRLPYLKELGITATWLSPIFTSPMADFGYDIANFTDIAPIFGSMSDFENLLKIAKQLNIKIILDFVPNHSSDECEWFKRSAARDPEYKDFYVWHPGKMVNGVHQPPSNWVSVFHGSAWQWHEGRKEYYLHQFVKKQPDLNYRNPKVREAMKNVLRFWLAKGVAGFRIDAVPHVFEIAPDAAGQYRDEPRNNGNNDPDDYGYLQHIYTVDQPETINLVYEWRAVLDEFKDGDERILLAETYSPIDIVMQYYGNATAEGAQLPFNFRLISDISNNSNAESYEWTILQWLQHMPKGRTANWVLGNHDQPRVGSRLGTDRIDMLNMLTTTLPGASVTYQGEELGMTNVWISWKDTVDPSACNTNPNVYEQYSRDPERTPFQWSDDIDAGFSNSSKTWLPIGPSYKLINLEKERKEPLSHFNIFKQLMQLRKETKTLQVGETEVKAVNRNVLGVKRFRQHDFTYVTLLNIFDGTETVNLKDSFADLTTDMEVVLVTDKSQRKAGDFIKSENLQLLPKESLILRSTSTYYTYYSNGEHRQLPIEGVYLLVAQVVLYLSYRRVLTLNSVC; this comes from the exons ATGGCAAGCCTCGTGGCGGCTTTGCTTGTGATATTGATGCTGCATGGCCTCGAGCCGGCAATGAGTCAACCGTATCCGAATTACCATGCGGATTTCGTGGATATAGATCAAGCTAAGAATGAACCGAAATGGTGGCAAACTGGGGCCTTTTATCAAATTTATCCAAGGTCATTTAAGGACAGCAATGGTGATGGCATCGGCGACTTGAACG GTATCGCGGATAGACTGCCCTATCTCAAAGAACTGGGAATCACAGCAACTTGGCTATCGCCCATATTCACCTCGCCCATGGCCGATTTCGGTTACGACATTGCCAACTTCACCGATATTGCTCCAATCTTTGGCAGCATGTCTGATTTTGAGAATCTTCTTAAAATTGCCAAGCAATTGAATATAAAGATCATATTGGATTTCGTACCCAATCATTCGAGTGATGAATGTGAGTGGTTCAAACGCTCAGCGGCCCGAGATCCGGAGTACAAGGACTTTTACGTGTGGCATCCGGGCAAGATGGTGAACGGAGTGCATCAGCCGCCCAGCAATTGGGTGAGCGTATTTCATGGCTCCGCCTGGCAATGGCACGAAGGTCGAAAGGAATATTATCTTCATCAGTTCGTGAAGAAGCAGCCTGACCTCAACTATCGTAATCCCAAAGTGCGCGAGGCCATGAAG AATGTGCTACGCTTTTGGCTGGCCAAGGGCGTCGCCGGCTTTCGCATTGATGCAGTACCGCATGTCTTTGAGATAGCGCCAGATGCAGCGGGTCAGTATCGCGATGAACCGCGCAACAATGGGAACAATGATCCCGATGACTACGGCTATCTGCAGCACATCTACACTGTGGATCAGCCAGAGACAATAAATCTTGTCTACGAGTGGCGTGCGGTGCTCGATGAATTCAAAGATGGCGATGAACGCATCTTGCTGGCCGAGACATATTCGCCCATCGACATTGTAATGCAGTACTACGGCAATGCCACCGCCGAGGGAGCTCAACTGCCCTTCAACTTTCGACTGATAAGCGATATATCAAACAACTCCAATGCCGAGTCATATGAATGGACTATCCTCCAATGGCTGCAACATATGCCAAAGGGACGCACAGCCAACTGGGTG CTGGGCAATCATGATCAACCGCGTGTGGGCTCTCGCCTTGGTACGGATCGCATCGATATGCTGAATATGCTGACTACAACATTACCTGGAGCCAGTGTCACATACCAGGGCGAGGAGCTGGGCATGACAAATGTGTGGATCTCGTGGAAGGACACCGTTGATCCCTCTGCCTGCAATACGAATCCAAACGTTTATGAGCAATACTCTCGTGATCCAGAGCGCACACCGTTCCAATGGAGTGACGACATTGATGCTGGTTTTAGCAATTCCAGCAAGACTTGGCTGCCCATTGGACCGAGCTACAAACTCATAAATTTGGAGAAGGAACGTAAAGAACCACTCAGCCATTTCAACATATTTAAGCAACTTATGCAGCTTCGCAAAGAGACTAAAACATTGCAGGTTGGCGAGACCGAGGTGAAGGCTGTCAACCGAAATGTCCTGGGAGTCAAACG ATTCCGGCAACACGACTTTACCTACGTGACACTGCTGAACATCTTCGATGGCACTGAAACTGTCAATCTAAAGGATAGTTTCGCTGATTTAACGACTGATATGGAAGTGGTGCTGGTCACGGATAAGTCCCAACGCAAAGCGGG tgattttataaaatcggaaaatttacAATTGCTGCCCAAAGAGTCGCTGATTCTGCGAAGCACTTCCACCTACTACACATACTACTCGAATGGAGAACATCGTCAATTGCCGATCGAGGGCGTTTATCTGCTGGTTGCTCAAGTGGTGCTCTATCTGAGTTATCGTCGTGTTCTCACACTCAACAGCGTTTGTTAG
- the LOC132788377 gene encoding trichohyalin-like translates to MLSIAKNNGFRTVTPIYRFLSTGSALLSKYSATQRGENYCLTFETKQNEEKPFAFDKVFGLKQKEEKPFANEFFGLKQKEEKPVFNEVSCKKRNEEKSFAENVFGTKINEEKPFETQIFGLKQKEEKPVADDVSCKKRNEEKSFTETKMEWRKVAPNEEKSFLETKKTLETKEEKPTCEQIFGLKQKEEKPDLNDISCKKRNEEKSFLETKKTLETKEEKHTCEQIFGLKQKEEKPVADDVSCKKRNEEKSFTETKMEWRKVAPNEEKSFLETKKTLETKEEKPTCEQIFGLKQKEEKPVADDVSCKKRNEEKSFTETKMEWRKVAPNEEKSFTIYGTKLNEEKPTCKQIFGLKQKEEKPVANDFSCKKRNEEKSFTETKMEWRKVAPNEEKSFLETKKTLETKEEKPTCEQIFGLKQKEEKPDLNDISCKKRNEEKSFLETKKTLETKEEKPTCEQIFGLKQKEEKPVANDVSCKKRNEEKSFTETKMEWRKVAPNEEKSFTIYGTKLNEEKPTCKQIFGLKQKEEKPVANDFSCKKRNEEKSFLETKKTLETKEEKPTCEQIFGLKQKEEKPDLNDISCKKRNEEKSFLETKKTLETKEEKPTCEQIFGLKQKEEKPVANDVSCKKRNEEKSFTETKMEWRKVAPNEEKSFTIYGTKLNEEKPTCQQIFGLKQKEEKPVANDVSCKKRNEEKSFTETKMEWRKVAPNEEKSFTIYGTKLNEEKPTCQQIFGLKQKEEKPIDNDISCKKRNEEKSFLETKKTLETKEERPTCEQIFGLKQKEEKPVANDVSCKKRNEEKSFTETKMEWRKVVPNEEKSFTIYGTKLNEEKPTCQQIFGLKQKEEKPVANDVSCKKRNEEKSFTESKMEWRKVAPNEEKSFTIYGTKLNEEKPTCQQIFGLKQKEEKPVANDVSCKKRNEEKSFTETKMEWRKVAHC, encoded by the exons ATGTTGTCCATTGCAAAAAATAATGGTTTCCGCACCGTCACACCCATTTATCGGTTTCTTTCTACCGGCTCTGCATTGTTGTCGAAATATTCCGCAACACAAAGGGGAGAGAATTATTGTCTAACATTTGAAACCAAACAGAATGAGGAGAAGCCGTTTGCTTTCGATAAAGTTTTCGGTCTGAAGCAAAAGGAGGAAAAACCTTTTGCTAATGAGTTCTTTGGTCTAAAGCAGAAAGAGGAAAAACCAGTTTTCAACGAAGTCTCCTGCAAAAAGCGCAATGAGGAAAAGTCCTTCGCAGAAAACGTGTTTGGAACTAAGATAAATGAAGAGAAACCCTTCGAGACACAGATCTTCGGTCTGAAGCAGAAAGAGGAAAAGCCAGTTGCCGATGACGTCTCCTGTAAGAAACGCAATGAGGAAAAGTCCTTCACAGAGACGAAAATGGAATGGAGAAAAGTCGCTCCCAATGAGGAAAAATCCTTCCTTGAAACTAAGAAAACCCTCGAGACAAAAGAGGAAAAGCCCACCTGTGAACAGATCTTCGGTCTGAAGCAGAAAGAGGAAAAGCCAGATCTCAATGACATCTCCTGTAAGAAGCGCAATGAGGAAAAGTCCTTCCTTGAAACTAAGAAAACCCTCGAGACAAAGGAGGAAAAGCACACCTGTGAACAGATCTTCGGTCTGAAGCAGAAAGAGGAAAAGCCAGTTGCCGATGACGTCTCCTGTAAGAAACGCAATGAGGAAAAGTCCTTCACAGAGACGAAAATGGAATGGAGAAAAGTCGCTCCCAATGAGGAAAAATCCTTCCTTGAAACTAAGAAAACCCTCGAGACAAAAGAGGAAAAGCCCACCTGTGAACAGATCTTCGGTCTGAAGCAGAAAGAGGAAAAGCCAGTTGCCGATGACGTCTCCTGTAAGAAACGCAATGAGGAAAAGTCCTTCACAGAGACGAAAATGGAATGGAGAAAAGTCGCTCCCAACGAGGAAAAGTCCTTCACGATCTATGGAACCAAGCTTAATGAGGAGAAGCCCACCTGTAAACAGATCTTCGGTCTAAAGCAGAAAGAGGAAAAGCCAGTTGCCAATGACTTCTCCTGTAAGAAACGCAATGAGGAAAAGTCCTTCACAGAGACGAAAATGGAATGGAGAAAAGTCGCTCCCAATGAGGAAAAATCCTTCCTTGAAACTAAGAAAACCCTCGAGACAAAAGAGGAAAAGCCCACCTGTGAACAGATCTTCGGTCTGAAGCAGAAAGAGGAAAAGCCAGATCTCAATGACATCTCCTGTAAGAAGCGCAATGAGGAAAAGTCCTTCCTTGAAACTAAGAAAACCCTCGAGACAAAGGAGGAAAAGCCCACCTGTGAACAGATCTTCGGTCTGAAGCAGAAAGAGGAAAAGCCAGTTGCCAATGACGTCTCCTGTAAGAAACGCAATGAGGAAAAGTCCTTCACAGAGACGAAAATGGAATGGAGAAAAGTCGCTCCCAACGAGGAAAAGTCCTTCACGATCTATGGAACCAAGCTTAATGAGGAGAAGCCCACCTGTAAACAGATCTTCGGTCTAAAGCAGAAAGAGGAAAAGCCAGTTGCCAATGACTTCTCCTGTAAGAAACGCAATGAGGAAAAGTCCTTC CTTGAAACTAAGAAAACCCTCGAGACAAAAGAGGAAAAGCCCACCTGTGAACAGATCTTCGGTCTGAAGCAGAAAGAGGAAAAGCCAGATCTCAATGACATCTCCTGTAAGAAGCGCAATGAGGAAAAGTCCTTCCTTGAAACTAAGAAAACGCTCGAGACAAAGGAGGAAAAGCCCACCTGTGAACAGATCTTCGGTCTGAAGCAGAAAGAGGAAAAGCCAGTTGCCAATGACGTCTCCTGTAAGAAACGCAATGAGGAAAAGTCCTTCACAGAGACGAAAATGGAATGGAGAAAAGTCGCTCCCAATGAGGAAAAGTCCTTCACGATCTATGGAACCAAGCTTAATGAGGAGAAGCCCACCTGTCAACAGATCTTCGGTCTAAAGCAGAAAGAGGAAAAGCCAGTTGCCAATGACGTCTCCTGTAAGAAACGCAATGAGGAAAAGTCCTTCACAGAGACGAAAATGGAATGGAGAAAAGTCGCTCCCAATGAGGAAAAGTCCTTCACGATCTATGGAACCAAGCTTAATGAGGAGAAGCCCACCTGTCAACAGATCTTCGGTCTGAAGCAGAAAGAGGAAAAGCCAATTGACAATGACATCTCCTGTAAAAAGCGCAATGAGGAAAAATCCTTCCTTGAAACTAAGAAAACCCTCGAGACAAAAGAGGAAAGGCCCACCTGTGAACAGATCTTCGGTCTGAAGCAGAAAGAGGAAAAGCCAGTTGCCAATGACGTCTCCTGTAAGAAACGCAATGAGGAAAAGTCCTTCACAGAGACGAAAATGGAATGGAGAAAAGTCGTTCCCAATGAGGAAAAGTCCTTCACGATCTATGGAACCAAGCTTAATGAGGAGAAGCCCACCTGTCAACAGATCTTCGGTCTAAAGCAGAAAGAGGAAAAGCCTGTTGCCAATGACGTCTCCTGTAAGAAACGCAATGAGGAAAAGTCCTTCACAGAGTCGAAAATGGAATGGAGAAAAGTCGCTCCCAATGAGGAAAAGTCCTTCACGATCTATGGAACCAAGCTTAATGAGGAGAAGCCCACCTGTCAACAGATCTTCGGTCTAAAGCAGAAAGAGGAAAAGCCTGTTGCCAATGACGTCTCCTGTAAGAAACGCAATGAGGAAAAGTCCTTCACAGAGACGAAAATGGAATGGAGAAAAGTCGCTCACTGTtag